A stretch of Actinomycetota bacterium DNA encodes these proteins:
- a CDS encoding UvrB/UvrC motif-containing protein: protein DVLVGINLLREGLDLPEVSLVAILDADKEGFLRSERSLIQIIGRAARNVSGQVILYASEVTESMQRALNETNRRRRLQMEYNRKHGIEPETIRKAITDILQAARISESPKLYRYRRRYQEEILSMPKDEIERLIHSLEEEMRAAAEELQFEQAIELRDQIMELKKELEIMNAKRKA from the coding sequence GATGTCCTTGTGGGAATAAACCTCCTGAGGGAGGGTTTGGACTTGCCGGAAGTATCCTTGGTGGCCATCTTGGATGCGGACAAGGAGGGCTTCCTGCGTTCCGAGAGATCGCTCATTCAGATCATCGGTCGAGCCGCCAGAAATGTCAGTGGACAGGTCATTCTGTACGCGAGTGAAGTCACGGAATCCATGCAAAGAGCTTTAAACGAAACCAATCGCAGAAGAAGACTTCAGATGGAATATAATCGAAAACACGGCATTGAACCGGAGACCATTAGGAAGGCGATCACCGATATCTTACAGGCGGCGAGGATATCGGAATCACCGAAGCTATATAGATACAGGCGAAGGTATCAAGAGGAAATCTTATCGATGCCCAAAGATGAGATCGAGCGTTTGATTCACAGCCTTGAGGAAGAAATGAGGGCAGCCGCCGAGGAATTGCAGTTTGAGCAGGCAATCGAGCTCAGAGATCAGATAATGGAGCTAAAGAAGGAGCTTGAAATAATGAATGCGAAGAGAAAAGCTTAA
- the uvrA gene encoding excinuclease ABC subunit UvrA: MADKIIIRGAREHNLKNINVELPRDEFIVMTGISGSGKSSLAIDTIYAEGQRRYVESLSAYARQFLGQMEKPDVDLIEGLSPAICIDQKSAPKNPRSTVGTITEIYDYLRLLYARIGTPHCPKCGKEIAQQSSQQIIEQISTLPLGTKFQILAPVVRGRKGEYRELLERLRKEGFARVQIDGRIYGLDEDVRLDRDVRHNIDVVVDRLIMKEGVERRLADSIETALNLADGIVAIEIIDGKRQDFSIHFACIDCGISFEELSPRMFSFNSPYGACSYCGGLGTKMEVDPDLVVPNPDLSLREGAIAPFYHTRVDFYPKIIRAVAEQYGIDMDTPWRNLEDWQKQILMYGTGDEQVYVRYRSLTGRIRSYYTSFSGVVSNLNRRYREAESDYAREKIEQYMSVSPCPRCKGARLKPESLAVTVGGLNIYEFTQMCAKEALKFTEKLKASLSPRQMLIAQRIIKEIQNRLKFMIDVGLDYLTLDRSAATLAGGEAQRIRLATQIGSGLAGVLYILDEPSIGLHQRDNRRLIESLKRLRDLGNTIIVVEHDETTIRSADFIVDIGPGAGEHGGKIVVTGGVEDLIRCPQSITGKYLSGERRIPVPPVRRKPKGKYLTIKSACEHNLKDIDVPIPLGLFVCNTGVSGSGKSTLVSDVLYKSLAAKLYKSKEKPGKHEGVEGLEYIDKVINIDQSPIGRTPRSNPATYVKVFDDIRRVFAEVPEAKIRGYKPGRFSFNVRGGRCDACQGDGTIKIEMHFLPDIYIPCEVCKGKRYNRETLEVKFKGRTIADVLNMSVEEALKFFENIPSIRRRLQTLYDVGLGYIKLGQPAPTLSGGEAQRVKLAAELSKKATGRTLYILDEPTTGLHFADIEKLLDVLNRLVNQGNTVLVIEHNLDVIKTADYIIDLGPEGGEEGGYVIATGTPEQIMENPKSYTGQFLKLVLEPVAARQVASS; encoded by the coding sequence ATGGCCGACAAAATCATCATTCGAGGCGCAAGGGAACATAATTTAAAGAACATAAATGTCGAACTCCCCAGGGATGAGTTCATCGTGATGACCGGGATTTCCGGATCCGGAAAGTCGTCTCTGGCTATCGACACCATCTATGCGGAGGGGCAGAGGCGCTATGTGGAATCTTTATCCGCCTATGCCAGGCAATTTTTGGGTCAGATGGAAAAACCCGATGTGGATTTAATCGAGGGGCTGTCCCCAGCCATCTGCATCGATCAAAAATCCGCTCCCAAAAATCCTCGTTCCACAGTGGGAACGATCACCGAAATCTATGATTATCTGCGTCTTTTATATGCCAGAATCGGGACCCCCCACTGCCCGAAGTGTGGAAAGGAAATCGCTCAGCAGAGTTCTCAGCAGATAATCGAGCAGATAAGCACTCTTCCCTTGGGAACTAAGTTTCAGATATTGGCCCCTGTGGTGAGGGGGAGGAAGGGTGAATATAGAGAACTGCTTGAGAGGTTAAGAAAGGAAGGTTTTGCCCGGGTCCAAATAGATGGGAGGATTTATGGACTCGATGAGGACGTAAGATTGGACAGGGATGTCCGCCACAATATCGATGTAGTCGTCGACCGATTGATAATGAAGGAGGGGGTTGAAAGAAGGCTGGCGGACTCCATCGAGACCGCTTTAAACCTGGCCGATGGGATCGTAGCCATAGAGATCATCGATGGTAAGAGGCAGGACTTTAGCATCCATTTTGCTTGCATCGATTGTGGGATAAGCTTTGAGGAGCTTTCCCCCAGGATGTTCTCGTTCAATAGTCCCTATGGTGCCTGTAGCTATTGTGGTGGATTGGGTACGAAGATGGAGGTAGATCCCGATTTGGTGGTTCCCAACCCCGATTTATCCTTGCGCGAAGGCGCTATAGCTCCTTTCTATCACACCAGGGTGGATTTTTATCCCAAAATAATTAGAGCGGTGGCCGAACAGTATGGAATTGATATGGATACCCCTTGGAGGAATTTGGAGGATTGGCAGAAGCAGATCCTCATGTACGGCACCGGTGACGAGCAGGTCTATGTAAGATACCGGAGTCTCACGGGGAGGATTAGAAGCTATTATACTTCCTTCTCCGGGGTCGTTTCCAATCTCAACCGACGCTATAGAGAAGCCGAATCGGACTACGCTCGGGAGAAGATTGAACAATATATGAGCGTAAGCCCCTGTCCTCGGTGCAAAGGAGCGAGACTCAAACCAGAGAGTCTGGCAGTGACCGTCGGTGGACTGAACATATATGAGTTTACACAGATGTGCGCCAAGGAGGCTTTGAAGTTCACGGAGAAGCTCAAAGCGAGTTTGAGTCCAAGGCAGATGCTGATCGCACAACGGATCATCAAGGAAATTCAGAATCGACTGAAATTCATGATAGATGTTGGATTGGATTACCTCACACTGGATAGATCCGCGGCAACCCTGGCTGGTGGTGAAGCTCAGCGCATCAGGCTAGCTACTCAGATCGGATCGGGACTCGCGGGTGTCCTTTATATTCTCGACGAGCCGAGTATAGGGCTCCATCAGAGGGATAACCGGCGTCTAATAGAATCCCTCAAGAGATTGAGGGATCTTGGAAATACCATAATCGTGGTCGAGCATGATGAAACCACCATAAGGAGTGCCGATTTCATCGTGGATATCGGACCGGGAGCTGGAGAGCACGGTGGGAAAATCGTGGTCACCGGTGGAGTTGAGGATTTAATCCGATGTCCTCAATCGATAACCGGAAAGTATTTGAGCGGGGAAAGAAGGATTCCAGTTCCTCCCGTTCGAAGAAAACCTAAGGGTAAGTATCTGACCATTAAGAGTGCATGTGAGCATAATCTTAAAGATATCGATGTCCCCATTCCCTTGGGACTCTTCGTGTGCAATACGGGCGTTTCCGGCTCCGGCAAGAGCACGCTGGTCTCGGATGTTTTGTATAAGAGCTTGGCAGCGAAACTATATAAGTCGAAGGAAAAACCCGGGAAGCACGAGGGCGTAGAGGGTCTTGAATACATCGATAAGGTGATAAATATAGATCAATCTCCCATTGGAAGGACACCTCGCTCCAACCCGGCTACCTATGTGAAGGTTTTTGATGATATCCGACGTGTCTTCGCCGAGGTACCCGAGGCGAAGATAAGAGGATACAAACCCGGGAGATTCAGTTTTAACGTCAGGGGCGGGCGTTGTGACGCCTGCCAGGGTGATGGAACGATAAAAATAGAGATGCATTTCTTACCCGATATTTACATCCCCTGCGAGGTGTGTAAGGGAAAGCGCTATAATAGAGAGACCTTAGAGGTAAAATTCAAGGGAAGAACCATCGCCGACGTTTTGAACATGTCCGTCGAAGAAGCCTTAAAGTTCTTTGAAAATATTCCCAGTATCAGAAGGCGCCTTCAAACCCTCTACGATGTGGGTTTGGGTTACATCAAGCTCGGTCAGCCCGCTCCCACTCTATCCGGTGGTGAGGCTCAGAGGGTGAAGCTCGCCGCCGAGCTTTCGAAGAAGGCTACTGGTAGAACCCTGTACATTTTGGATGAGCCGACCACCGGTCTGCATTTCGCTGATATCGAAAAATTGCTGGATGTTTTGAACCGCCTTGTCAATCAGGGAAATACCGTCCTGGTCATAGAGCATAATTTAGATGTGATAAAGACCGCCGACTACATAATCGATTTGGGACCTGAAGGTGGAGAAGAGGGAGGCTATGTGATTGCCACCGGCACCCCCGAACAGATAATGGAAAATCCTAAGTCCTACACTGGACAGTTTTTGAAGCTTGTTTTGGAGCCAGTGGCTGCTAGGCAAGTAGCCAGCAGCTAG